In Mercenaria mercenaria strain notata unplaced genomic scaffold, MADL_Memer_1 contig_3771, whole genome shotgun sequence, the DNA window TGATTTGTTCcatgtatatttttgtgtaattttgtgaCTTTGTTATCGCCGTTGGTGTCTTCAGACGAATACACACACGTGATTATGCATTccattttcatgaaattctagAACTTAGCGTGAATTATTATAGTACTAAATCCTCAATAAAATTCAATTAAAACCTTTgcttaaaactgtattttatttacagttatgTTTGGTGTGCAATTTAAAAGTATTCGAGTGTAGATAATCTACGATTACTTTTCCTGATAGTTATCTTTTATTGGATAGAGTAATGgtagtaaaaatacattttagacATCCTAAAATGACCTATATGTATGTTTACTCGTACACCTGTTTGACTGTCGACCTGATAACATGCCAGTCCGTCGACTGTGGACCTGTTAGTTTATTTGTCGACATGCGTGCTTGAGAACTTTGCATTACTAAACGAACTTCAACCGAGTTACTTATTACTCATACACAAGGTCCTAATTTCACATTGATCTGCCTTGTCTGCGTTTTAGTAGATCACATAGCtatcaaaacattttgattttctaTTGTCTTCATATTTTACAGCCATTTAAATACAGCAGTTAATGCGAGACATGCTAAAATGAGAATGGAACCATTTAGTTCATAACTTGTGCCTACGTTTTATATTCAGGATCGCCCCGGGAAACCTGTAACATCGAACGTTTATACCGATTCTATAGCATTAACATGGGAACGTCCATCAAGGTTTTCAGATGGCAACTATTACCAGATCATGTACAAAGAAATCGATCTAAACAAGAACTGGAAGAATTTTCCAGAGAAAATCTGTACTGAATCTGCTGTTGTGGATGGACTGAGGTCAAACACAGCTTTTGTCTTCCGTGCCCGGGCGGTATATGAAGACGGTGACGGTCCCTCAAGTGTTGACAGTGATAGAATTGTCACCCTAGAATCACTTGCTTGTAGATACACAGAGCGTTCTGACTTGTTGGAATGCGGAGACCCATCTCCATCTGTATTTGCTGTCGAAATGACTGAAGTGGAAAAAAGATTTctactgaaaaaagaaaaggtGTTTGAAATAGGTAGGTTGTAATTGATTGGCCCGACCCAAGCTACTATTACTCTGAAGCCGCAATAAGACCGTCTCGTATAGTTCTTGCCAGTGAATAACATAACCGCACTTATATGTTAGATATATACCATACTTAAAGACTAAGAattgtattaatatatattttttcgcgtttatttttatttgacattcaTTTGATCAAATAGTCTATATAGTTTGTCCCAATAATAACAAGTCAAGTTACTTATAGAATGTAAGTATTTGTGTTTCAATCttccatttttttcttatttaaattcaCGTTTTACCTATAGCTTGTAACTGACAGGTGCACGTCCACGGTTGTATTGCAAGTCGAAAACGATTGTACTATCAGGCGCTCCTGGAGCAGGCAAGAGTACACTAGTCGATGCAATGATAAACTATGTACTAGGTGTGAGCTGGGACGATCCTTATAGATTTACCGTGATACAATCAAAAGAGGAATTTATGATCAAAGTAAGATACTTTAGATTTCgttgtctttttctttttttattattacactgTATTAAGATGATGTCAGGCCCGGATGCAGGTACGGGTCGAGGGAGTTTGTGCCCCCGCTTCCTCCCCCACCACTCCTGCCCTAAATTGGCTGAGAAGTGACATATACTTATCAAAAGACCTatcctactattttggcaaaggaatattttcttttcaaattataaCCAAGAAACGCAtgagaggccactatttcatacttttatttcaaaattttccagggggaagCCCTATGATCCCCTCCCCAAGTGTCCATGGGGAGCGCCCCCTGAACGTCCTAAAATGAGGGGAGTTGCaccagaggccacaatttcatgctgtatttcaaaactttccaggGAGAGTTCTCCTTTCCCATACCTACCCGCTCTCGGCGCTATGCGCCTCGGCGGTGACGTCTTCATTCTAGACAGTCAACTATTTTTGGATCGGGGCCTAATTGTAATCCAGTAATAATGGtactcttgattttttttttcatttttattatcattgcATTGTGGAGAACATTGGTGTAAAGATTAAATTGcaaacagaaatacattttcatttagaTCAAAGATATCACACATATATGTTAAACAAGCAATATTTTTACGCTTGGTTTTAATTATTGTCACAAAGATAAATGCACTGCTGTTAGCACGACAGTCTGGAAATAAGAGCTCTCGCAAAAGTAGACAATGGGAGAGATAAAGTGCAAATCTTTAAGCAGTTCTAGGTATAAAGTGAAAACATACAGTAATAGCTAGACTCCCTTGGGTCATTGAATAATTGTCTTAGATAGTTTACTAGGTAATATTCATTCTTTATATATTCTAACATTGTCCTTGCAATGACAGaacattttcaatatattattGCAGGATTGttgaatatcatatttatttgtaattatgatttaaagtttgatattttagTTAAGGATGTATTGTCTAAATTAATGCAAATTTAGCTTTTGTTTGACAAATcttaatacaaaagaaaatatatatgaagaaatGATTGAATACAcgaacaaaaatttaaaacatggcTGCACCAACCCTAACATTACCGATTTAAAATTTTAGCATTACGATAAGTGCTAATACATTTGAATATTAGCTTTAACGAAGCAGGTTTTACGATAACCGTGACATAACTTATTTTACCTTCTTAAACACACATACGCACACATGCTCATACGACACACGTATATGCCCTCGACTATAAGCCAAAACGATTCTGGCGATTTCTTCATACTTTGCATAGGACAAAGTATTAAAAGTGAACTCAGTAGAAAGTAAAATGCATTTGAGGAGGCGGAGGAGGGTTGGATGGTGTAGGTTCTTGGGGTAACTGGCTGTAGATGAGGGATAATGGACTGAAAGTAAATAACATAGTTGAAGTAAGTTGGTAATACTGTTACTTTGGCGACTCACTGACCCCAAATCTATAGGGATTCGGTGGTACGTAGGCCTTAAATGGTTTAAGTTGAAACAGTTGCTATTACACTTTCTGACTTAGAGTCCGGAAACGaaaaaagtaccagaaaataacGGGCTATTGTGACTTTTAGCCATTTTTCCAAATATCAATAGGGATCTACCTTTAGCGATACTTAATCATAATGATTGTTTTAAGTTTGTAAGCCATAACTGTGATACTTTAtgacttcttcagcaaggctaccgttattacaaattgcgtaaatattttgctaaattttactatcgtaattctgatttagttttaaaattcaatagtaatttaaagacacttctgcgagaaggtatctctaaacccgttttttatggggatgtggtttacaaacttcgtaagatcttgggtcatggtgattttccaaatgtatttggtaaaattataaaacgttttattaaaagaggttacgacccaactgttttgagacataccgcatgtttagtgttcaacccgtttatagttggacactacgcttccctctttgtttgcgtctgacggaagagtgGGAGGACTCTATgagaagcagtttttaaatcctaccaggactgaactgttttgatatttgtcttctggcctgtttcgtcgggcccttaagggtgtttctcttgttgctctgtcttctgaaaaggcattgagtacatacgtttttggttcttaaggtttgctttttgtatatttatacacgagcatttttgtgttttacatgccatgcctttttgtttccattacgtgtgtaagagattcacctggaggggattacttttatttacactgtcccgtgtctttggaacatggtgggggtaagagtgaggttgggtgcgcaccataaaccggtttaagctccccagtggtgtttttgccactgaccgttccaaggcggtgccccactgtgttccattgtttgttcgttttgtccttatgtgttggctttgtgtgtgtgtgtgtgtgtgtgtgtgtgtgtgtggtgcacgcgtctgagtgctgggggtttcgttttgaggaggctgcgtttttggtgcgtgacattTGTTTTTTAAGAGTCCGAcaaccattttcagtctccaggtccctatgaccttgatctttgatccaCTGACCCCGAAACCAAGACATACCTTCCTTTAGTAGTACTTATTAATTATTTGGAGTCTTAAAAGTCCTGTATCCATTTCAATCTCCGGGACACTGTGACCTCaacctttaacctattgacctcCACCTACAAAAGATTGTCCTCAGGTGACCACTCTGTACAGACATTCCTTTAATAGTACTTATTCATTGTTTGAAATCTTAAAACATTAACTGTTATATTTGATGACTTAATGTCTGGTATCCATTTCAATCTCCGTGACGCTGTAACCTCATCTTTAACATATTGACCCACACCAGAAAAGTAAAGATTGTCCTCAGGTAACAACTATGTAagattcgaaagctgtagctattACACTTTTGACCTAGAGCCCAGAAACGAAACAAAATCAGAAATTAAAgactctgtgaccttgacatttgatctcaaGAGGGACCTTTAATTAGTAGTACTGAATCATTACATGACATATTACAGATGTAACTGTTTAACTTTGTGGTTAGGTGTCAGCAAACCATTTTCGGTCtcttggtcactgtgacattgacctttgatctattgatcGCAGACAGAATTCTACTCAAGTGGTGATTAGCCatctttgaaagttttaaagttatattgttaCGCTCCTGCCCTTGTGTGACGCTTCAGTGATTGAATACTATTATACGGCCTATATGCTAGGACAGTGGTCAGTCGCTGCCTAACACATATGCCGATAAAGGCTGACAGAATGTAGCCCTTGGAGGTAGTATAGGACTGAACTGGACTGGACTGGACTGTACTGTACTGTAGGTCCTGTATCTAGAATTGTATATTGATAGTGTTGGCACTAATAATTACTTGGCCTTGAGATTTACTAGGGTATGGTAGAGGTGACTGGACACTCAACAGTCTGCTCAAGGTAGGCTGTAACTAAACGATTGGTTAGCTGACTGGCACTCTATAGGTTGCCAATTATGACTGGAACAATATAGACTGAAAGTCTTTGAACTGGAGCTATTGTAGATTGCTGCAGGCTGCTAACTGAGACTGGAACTCAGTGGTCTGCTCGCCGTGACTGGACACTGTACAGACTGCTAGCCGTGACTGGAAGACTGGAACTATGTAAGGTTGCTCTCCGTGACTGGATACTGTAGACTGCTCGCCGTGACTGGAACACTAGACTGCTTGCCGTGGCTGGTACACTAGACTGCCCGCCGTGACTGGAACTGGTTGGGACTGGATACTCTGGTCTCTGTTTGGAACTCCAACAATTAAAGTTTCTAAAATTACTCTTGGGAAATGCCTAACATTTAAAACACCACAAACGAGTACTAAAGTTtctaatttagtttatttactaaAGTCTTAACAGTTTCtgatgtaaataaaagaaaaacgtttCATAAAATATTCCGAACTTTTTGTAAAGATGAACAGTCGTGAAGCAACTAAAATTGTAAGTTCCCAAGTCAAAGTCTTGTTACTGcacaaaattattaatttatcaattctaaaataaaacctttaaattgCCAAAgtacaacaaataaaaatgctgcaAACCTTTAGAATTTAGATATAAAGTCaaacttttgtaaaattttaataacaGCCAAAACggtcacaggcacgggtccagtgtatatttttttgtttgatataaaatatgtttgttttttttttccacacaaatatactttatatatgttagtcaaatgaaaaaaaaaatcggtgGCAAAAAATCCGGTCAGAGTATCATATATATGGAAAAGGTGtactatgcgagcgtaacgctatgggaagctactcggcaaacttgtagaacatttcaaaatcggagtttaaacACTTGCAGCCGTTACCTGCATtattgcaccttcgaaacatttaaagccttccataaatactaaactgaccccataaattgctttgaaatacacagtacaagtccctaggagcgaaatatttcaaatatccccggcgatttcagctgccgaacgaagtgataaaaaccaggaacacgtccgctatccggaatgaaatcaccggggataactgaaatatttcgctcgtagagacttgtactgtgtttttcaaagcaatttatagggtcagtttagtatttatggaaggctttaaatgttttgaaggtgcaatcatgcaggtaaCGGCTGCAGCTTTTTTCTGCTTTTAGTCTATAtctatttcattgttattatattttttgttatgcCCTCActttgtgtgtgggggggggagagagatttgcccttgttcgtccgtccgtacgtctttccgtccgtcctttcgagaatgttgtgtcgcacctagctccaaaagtatgtgacgtagagtcacaaaactttacaggaatgttggtcgtCGGCATGTGTAGTtctgcacctggggtttcgcgtccggattcatacAGTCGTGAGAGAGCTATggtccctgactttgtaaaaatgtgtcattttagtgttgtgtcgcgcgtagctccaaaagtatttggcgTAGAGTCACTAAtgtttacaggaatattggtcagcatgtgtagttgtgcacctggaaatttgcgtccggattcattcaatcgtgtaggagttatggcccctgccgttgtaaaaatggtcattttaatgttgtgtcgcgtgtagctctaaaagtatttgaactagagtcaccaaagtttacaggaatgttggtcacaTGTGCAGTTGTTCACCTGTGGTTTCACATCCTGATTCGTTTAGTCGtgaaggagttatggcccctgacttagtaaaaaaatggtcattttaaagttgtgtcgtgcgtagctccaaaagtatttgacctagagtcgccaaagtttacaggaatattggtcagcatgtgcagttgtgcacttgTGGCTTCGCGTCCTGATTCATTCAGTGGtgaaggagttatggcccctgacttagttaaaataggtcattttaatattgtgtcgcgcgtagctcccaaagtatttaacctagagtcaccaaagtttataggaaacatgtgcagttgtgcacttggggtttagcttccggatttattcagtattgtaggagttatggcccctgacctaggaaaaaaatgttattttaatgttttgttgcacgtatttttcccaaagttgatctgtgtcttttgtcatatagtggggcatctgtgtcccattgacacatttctagtttttttttttagtttttttttttttcatatattttttactCAAAGACAATTTCAAATTCAAAGACGATTTgaagtatatttttcaaaatagtcAGTAACATTTTGAAACGATTTTCGGGCATCtaaggaaaaaaacattttgaataattaCAGCTATGTAGTAACGCTACTTATACACACAGTATTGTACATGTCGTCAaggaaattttgttcaaaaaacaCGAGCTACATAAGAAAATGGATATACAAATTAGTTTAACTATAAATtaatgtattggaaagttttaactaatgaaatgtaagtatacatactttgattcTGCACTGTGTACAAAATAATTCCATAAagatatacatggctaccctaggCACCCCTTATTTCTTCagtgaaataatcgatatgaataatcaaccATTCCGGTCAAGTTGTGACATGTTATACTATACTTTATGATTCCCCAATTGGCGATCGGTTAATAAATAGTCAAGAGAGGGTTTAGGGTTAAATATGAATATCAGTCAAAGGTGGCGTTCGTTGTCCGGCGACCGTCATTTAAATTTATCATCTTCTCATCAGCaattactggtcagaattacaacAAACATAGTCCGTAGCATCCTGGCGAGGTTTTCTCCCAGGcttgtttaaatgggggcaccTAGCCCCTTTCAGGGTTCACTAGACTTAACCTAAAAAACACCATTACTCAAACTTTTCCTGAACTGTATGGATGTTTATCAAACTaaagagctaaaaatgaaaatagctttaaaatttggTCTTTTGCATTATTGCTTTAGTTTTAATGTCCTCTCTCCTTATTGATCAAATAGGGGAGATTTAGAGACGCgtttagagctaaaaatagaaataataattaaCGACTTCTTCGTGTGGAGCGCTTGGTGGATgttcattaaaattggtctgtAGTATCGTTGCACGATCCTCTTTTAATTTTAGTTCAAATAGGGGTGCGTAGAAgctagttaaaaatagaaaagttttaaactactttttctcataaaccacttgaaagatcttcattaaacttggtctttAGGATCATTGCAAGTTCTCTTGTAAATCTGTTCCAATTGGCCTCCATTAGCCCCTTTCTAAGCAAAATTGTTAATGATGTTGTCTAATGACATGCTTGATTGATCTACATAAAACTTGGCTTTAGATCTCTAAGATTGATTAAATAGAGGCACTTTGTCTCTATTAGGGTCCGCCGGTGGTCATAATAGAAAAACAACTTAATCAATTCTTTCTAATGAACTACTCAGACATGATCTTTAGCATTACTATAAGGCACTCACCCAATTTGTTTTCTAATTCACAGCCACATAACCGATTTTAGGGGCTATTTGAGCTAAtagagaaaaatataaacaacatgTTCTCAAGAACCGCTagatggatttttatcaaactttctcAGTAGTGTGATTGTAAAGTCTTCccttaaatttgttaaaaatggtGGCACTGGAACCATTTTAGAAACAggtaaagctaaaaatagaaatagctcTAGATGACTTCTTCTCGTGCCAGcatgatgaatcttcatcaaacttggtctgaagcgtcattataaggtcttctcccaaatttattctaatacaaatgtattttaatcGGGGACACTTGGTTCCTTTTAGGGGCCGTTAGAACTGAATATTGAGATACCTAAAAAAACAGCCGCTTGTTTGATCTCCGTATTACGTTTATGTATGCTAAACAAagatgttaccattcatgattcagtgctCCATACATATATTTAAGGTCGATCAGTCAAGGTCAGATCAGTGACTAAGGGCCACTAGGCCCATCGGTCTCTTTAAACCTGTTTCTAATTTTTATTGCTTTATGAATTGTGCAAATTTTGCAATAGAAATTGTTAATGTATAAATTTATCCAGTTGTTATAAttagtgatattttctatgttcCTAAAATATGTAAAACCGTCGATATAGTACGTTTAACAATTTCGATTAACATGATTAACATTCAGTCATTCAGTTATGTTTTCTCTCTTCTCATTTTGGTGCTCTGGTATATGTACTTCCTTttgtataagatatttgtcaaGTTTTACCAGTCTGCAGTTGCACCACTTTTGAGTTTTTTATGGATCACCGTTATTTTTTAAGGGAGCTCTTCCTTTTAGATAGCATCTAATTTCATATCATATTACAGTAAATTCATATCATGTTATATATCCTGACGtatacatttcttgtgaaaataATGGGGAAATAAAAACCAACTATGTGTGTATCGTCTTTATCTCCCGGCAGTTTTATACTGAATAACAATAGAAGCATTCTTCTTTCTTTTAAGGCTCGCAGTCATACAGGAAGGTGGACCAGGTACACAATTCAACCAGAAAAAGGAGGTCGATTGCAGTACGCGTTAAACATAATAGTTGCACAAGGAATCAGAGAAAACACCTTGcctttttttcttgatgatcttagTTTCAGCGGTCGAGACTTTGTAATTTGCTTTGTTATCCAGGCTTCAGATGCACGGTTTACGGCTCAGCAACGTCGGATGTTACAGGGGTTTCAGATGTTTCAAGaatatacaaatgaaaaaagGATATGCACGCTTGTTACATTTGCAGACGGTAATACTCCACCAGTCTTATCTGCACTTAAAGAATATGGACTGAATTTCGGGGagatttttacttttaataattcTTCCttatttgcaaaaaataaaaacatctccAACATGGCTTTGTCGCGGGTGTTTTGGGACAtgggttttaaaagttttaaggcCTTCTTTgaccacattgaaaatattgaacaATTAAGTATTTATTTAGATAGAAGTGATATCGAAGAACTAAAGTTCATCCAAACAATGATGGAGGATACACAGCTTAAAATTGCAAGGGTTCTATCAATGGCTAGTGccttaaaacaaaatattgtgtatATTGAAGGAAATCCGTCTTTGGAAGGTAGCTACGGGTACAAAATTGTTACTGAAAAACATACGATAATAAAGGAATTACCAAACGATGAACATGCACTCAATTGCAGAAGTTGTCAATTTACATGTCATGCAAACTCTACTAAAAGAGAATGCCGTGACAGATACAGTGTGATACGTGAATGTGGAACATGCAATGTTTGTCCAAAAATATGTTCTTCTATAAATCATTACATCTCAAAgtacaaacttgaaaatatcaaaattaaagcaAGTTTCGAAGAAATGTTAGAACAAGACACTGATACAACGACAAAACAAACTCTGACCAAACTTaatgatgatttgataaagttAGTAATGGATGATTTATATAAGATTGTTTGCTCCTTAATTTTTTGCAACAAAATGCTAGGAAAACTTACGCGTAAACCTTACTCGCCTGTTATAACAGCAGTAGAACTTATTGATGGGATGATTGCAGATGAAATTTCTGAAAGTAAAGAAGGATTTTTAATGAGAATAAGTGTATTGCACGATCTTCGTAGAAGATACAAACGACCTTCATAGATGACATGATCTTTGTATATGATATAGATAAGGCACAAGGAATCAGTTTAGCAGTAGGAAAGGAATTCTCAGAAATCATCCCTTTCTTACTTCTTTAGACAAACCAGGTCACTAAAGTATATAATCGATACAATGCAGATATGCACTTCCTGTAATGAACATGCGACAGCCTGAACAACAAGTGTGCAAGAGGCTTTGGACATAGGTTAATTACACTATTTCCACCGTAATTTTGTTGCAAAATGTAGCTAAGTGCATTACCATCCCGTATTTCATTAGACAACTTTTTTCTTAATTTCCATTCAGTGTACGAATAGACGGCGTGTATAAATCGTAATCAACTTTCTGCCGTCTGGTACTTAATGCTACCGGCCATCAAGGAATCCCTATTATCTTCAAGGTTACTGTCGCACTTGAGAATTCTAAGGTTTATAttggtcattttttttcaagCCCATATAGGGATGCGAAAATGTCTTTCAATCTTTTATCAAATACGCGAAAgcattaaacattttttcaacagtatttcagttataaattggcgggcagttaatctaaagGTCAGACGCGGAGATTTCTTACAAAATTTAATCAATTAAATCGGATAAGGTCTGGCATGgagatcaaactcacgaccctgcgaacCATAAATATGTGCTCTCCCTGTTTATTGAAGAAATTATATgtagaatttacaaaaaaaaaataatgtctaaTTTTGCAACCAATTTGTAAGAATGTAGAAAATCAGGTAACTTAGAATTCGTAGGAAAGTTAAGATATTTCTCACAGATCTTGGATGTTATTAAAAGTTAAGCAGTGTAAGTAGATTTACACGTACTTACCGTTTTGTGTTTTATTCATTGCGACATTCTTTGCTCTCATACAATCTTGTAAGGCAAACTTGGATACATATTTTCAACACCAATGACTTCCATACGGTGTAcagtttggacaatcgtgactttttctTAAAtgctaaaccgcgatgcacgatggtacgatgacgaaaacgcgatggcgcgatggcacgatggcacgatga includes these proteins:
- the LOC128553386 gene encoding uncharacterized protein LOC128553386; translation: MSKKKHPWNKGYYHCDSCQLDDKECMAQKYCQACEEKLCTDCVKRHEKRKATSCHKPVLIQELITSDTLICRPCRGIDKLSKATWICLPCKVCLCDDCLSSHSEHALLETFEGAVNFEKLIPFCDICKDNSGTFLAASYVCIQCDEKLCNDCTHKHSIRKATRSHSPTRVSFPEYEEVKQCGNVEDSYAQRNLAVNVCTVCREALCGHCTEAHKQKKSFTGHKIRPAIDKYCTCDQCEKTGKMFKPHDRQFRIVEEQPKKDRPGKPVTSNVYTDSIALTWERPSRFSDGNYYQIMYKEIDLNKNWKNFPEKICTESAVVDGLRSNTAFVFRARAVYEDGDGPSSVDSDRIVTLESLACRYTERSDLLECGDPSPSVFAVEMTEVEKRFLLKKEKVFEIGARPRLYCKSKTIVLSGAPGAGKSTLVDAMINYVLGVSWDDPYRFTVIQSKEEFMIKARSHTGRWTRYTIQPEKGGRLQYALNIIVAQGIRENTLPFFLDDLSFSGRDFVICFVIQASDARFTAQQRRMLQGFQMFQEYTNEKRICTLVTFADGNTPPVLSALKEYGLNFGEIFTFNNSSLFAKNKNISNMALSRVFWDMGFKSFKAFFDHIENIEQLSIYLDRSDIEELKFIQTMMEDTQLKIARVLSMASALKQNIVYIEGNPSLEGSYGYKIVTEKHTIIKELPNDEHALNCRSCQFTCHANSTKRECRDRYSVIRECGTCNVCPKICSSINHYISKYKLENIKIKASFEEMLEQDTDTTTKQTLTKLNDDLIKLVMDDLYKIVCSLIFCNKMLGKLTRKPYSPVITAVELIDGMIADEISESKEGFLMRISVLHDLRRRYKRPS